The region ctgTCCTCCGACAAACCCTAATATCCACATTTGAGTAAGTTATGAGACAAAAGCAATAACGTAACTTTTTGAAACTGTTTCTGTTGCAATACCATTTCTAATGCCTTGAAATgtcacaaaaatagaaaataattcactgattccaaatataccaATTACAAATCCgttgtatattttaaaatgtaaaaaaaaggtagataCTAAGTTTTGTCTATGTTTTCCTAGCGAGGTCAACATGAGATTCAACTGCCAAGCATCTATACTtgattacaatttaaaaaaaaagttcgcaATAATAACGCACCTTCTAGCATACCAGATTTTGAGGAATATGCACAATCTGACTTTAATTTTCTCCATATGGGTCATCTTCGTCTGTTGTCGAGTCTGGAACAAATGTGAGcggaaatttttacaaaattattgcCTTTTGCTCGGCATCATTGGGTATAATTTCTATACAATtgcgtcatttttttctttggaaatgCCTCTTTGCCGAATCTGGGTCAGGTATTTTCCTCTGGTTgaatgacttttgaaaaaagtcagAAATCTCAACTTTATTGTTCTCATGGGCTTGTGCGATAAAATAGATTTCGGGATCCATTACAGAATTCAAATCCAACAATATCTTTCAAGTAAGGCAGCATGGCCTTCTATGTGGtagttcccttttttttaatccaatttCGGATGAAAATGTCCATTTTGATGGCAATTATTCTTTTGTCCGACCCAGTGacaaaagtaagaaaaagagaaaaatcctattcaagttctatttgtttccataaaataacaatagcaAAAGTAATATCCCAAAAGGTTCAATGGCCCGTTACTTGGGAACAGACATAGAATAAATAACTAATGTGTAAACTTGGCATATAGATGCTATACAACGTCTAAATATGAACCCACAAGGAAAAGAAACCAACTCACCGACAGTTcccacgaaacagcgaccctcCTATCATCcgacaataaaaaacaatttaaaattctcTCCGTCATCGAGGATCCAACGCGAACGAAACAACAACCGCGAAAAAATTAAACCATAAAACAACTaagaattatttaatatttacctttcataagaaacttttcagccgtctcttaaaggagccaagtgttcgtgacAGCCAAGTCTCAAAGGAACCAAGTTCGAAGCACGCCCCACCATCACGGCCAGACTGAAGTACAAATGAACCGAGGAAGTAGCCGGAATCACCAAATCCTCCCAGTTTCGAACTGTGTATAAATTCACTTCCCCTACTAGTTGAAGTAGTCCagaaaaacaacatgggagatctAACTGGAAGTATTGATGTACTAACGAAGATAGAGATACAACATAAATACCTCTAATCTTATGGAGGTCAACAGGAATGTGTGTACTCGACTGGAGAACTCTTGCCACTTTCTCATGAAGACGGTGAACAGGAGCAAGTACGGAAGGAAATGTAGACATCCACATagacgaacagtaacatatataagggtaaatGAGAGAGACATATAAAAGACggagggtaaaaaaaaggtaataaacgctttaattttcggATAATTCCAAGTCCACGGGAAATGTTCACTCTTATTATgtgaacatgccacttaaacgataaattttcatctaaaaaaattcCCAGGAATCACACATATCGATCCTGGGGGCAACTTATGGAACCTCTTGGTGTAGGAAGATCAGTAATTGTGGGACAGCTCGCCTTtacgagaaaaaaataaaatgtacggcttttttagattcaaagctagttgatttatgtcaaaccaaTTGAGTATCTTCTCAGTGATTacttgaagctttagaataagggatgattcatTCAGAGCCACAGCACCTAgagtagtgtcatctgcaaatgctatCAATTCTTCTCGACTATCATATGTGAACACCGACGTAGTCTGAGAGTCAAATTTTTGACACAATCCACAGCGTGTTAAAAAGTCGCTAGAGGTCGTTCACATAGATGAGGAAGAGGGTTGGCCCGCGAATAGAACCTTGGGGTACTCTGTATCTAATTGGAACTTGTTTTCTGTATCTTCCATGGGGATAGATCTGTCAGTGAGGTATGAAGAGAACCAAGACAATGCTTGCCTACCCACACCATGATTAAAAAGTTTACCAATAAGGATCTTGTGTGcaaggctgtcaaaagctttctttatataaagaaaaatggcTGCAGGAATAAGATTAAAATCTAAAGATCGacgtaaaaactgaaaagtctattacaagcatgttctgtagaatactttgcgcgaaacccaaactgatgctcaccagacgtttgagcattggcctttcaaatatcttagagaacGCCGACAAAAGAGAGATCGGCCTGTAGTCTCAGGATCCTTACGGTCACCTATTTTAAAGAGATCTATCACACGCATCAGTATAAGACGTTGGGGAAATCCTCCTAGTAGAAAAGACCTATTAATCAAATGATAAGTTGGGATGATAATCGATGGAAGGGTTATatactttagcagaaatttgGTCAAAATCTCCTGAAGAGTTTTtaaagacaaaacaatatttctaAATCCCTGTACCGTAACTACCTCAAGAACTACCAATTTCGAGCATGAGGGGCCTCggaactgcttccaagactGTGACATTGAGCAATAAGAAATGCTATTAGTAGTtccttttttcactgtctacgtaaagaattttttcatatGGTATCATGTTTGGTCCTTTTCTGTGACAAGTTGATCGTCTACAATGAGAGAATAAGAAGACCTTTTGGCTTTAGGGATGGCCAGCTAACTTCCTTATCACGTCCCACgtcttctttatatttttaccaCAATCGACAAATCTCTGTATAACATACTGTTTTAACTCTGCGAATAATTGATTTCAGTGTAATACGGTACAACTTAAATGATCTAACTTAGCATCACTCGATCTGTTTTTATACTCTTTCCAGAAGTTCtgcttcctttttattgacCTGAGGACTCCAGATGTTAAGCAGGGAGCTATGGTTGTTGATCTTTTTGATCGAGAATTTCTAAGACATGAAATTCTTCCTTAAGTGTCATAAAACCTGCCAAATATATTGTAATAATTAcccaaattaatattttctggtAAAGAGAAGTCCCAAGAAGATTTATCACGATTTTCTTTCGATTTATCCAGCTCCACTGGTGAGCAACAGAATTTCAGTTTATCCTGGGGGACTAATCTTTGTAGATTTTGGAGGATTGGAACCAAAGCTGCAAATGGGAAATGGTCAGAGGTATCAGAAAGCAGTACTTCGTCCTTAATGGAGCGCAGTGAtgaaaaattattgtcaattaaTGCTGATGACTTGTTTGAAATCCTTGTCGGTATTTTTATATAAGGAGCCCATTCATATGAAATTAGTAAAGACAAAAGATCAGGTTAGGCCTGCATGGATGACGACTCTGCGGTTGCGAAAACGACAATTAGAGCgtgttaaaaatgaaatgaagagcGAAGAAACACGCAGTTAGGAAGCATACGACACCGAGCACGTAAGcaaggcaaaaattaaaataaagagcaaagacGCATGCGGTTAGACGAAAAGCGgcggcgtgtcaaaaatgaaaacgaagagcaaagacacacgcagttagaagacatgtgaAACCGATCATGTGAGCGAcccaaaaatgaatatgaagagCAAATacagaactgaaaaataagagcagaaacacgcggttagaagatatgcgacaccgagcatgtaagcaattcaaaaatgaaaatgacaagCAAAGACACGGGTGGTTAAAGGACATGCGAAGCCAAAAATGTGAGCGAGTCAAttaaaatcaacctggacagcgaggaTCTAAATatgttaaaagaaacaaaggttcggcgatatgtctttaatcatgacaaaagacaagttGAAGCAacagaaaaagtttttgtctcaccgcctgaacaattaaaagaaacaaaggttcggcgatacgtctttcataataaaaaaaaaaagacaagccgaggcaaaagaagaaatttttatcCCACCccttaaacaattaaaagaaacaaaggttcggcaatatttttgtcataatgacaaaagacaagccaaagcaaaagttaaaggtccaataaaaacacataattatacAAAGGcgctacttctaatttaaggtccatttggacgtcatgacatcaagaaaaggctccaAGTATATgcgtttagaagacaagcgacagtgagaatctttatatagaagcctgccgcgtgccgggATCCAGTGGCGAAGCCACTGGGCTCctagtactatatatatatatatatatatatatatatatatatatatatatatatatatatatatatatatatatatatatatatatataacgtcatcaacacacatatatatatatatgtatatatatatatatatatatatatatatatatatatatatatatatatatatatatatatatatatatgtatatattccATTTAACGTCATCAACTGACTTTATTCACTTtctctctgattttttttagttagaagcttttttttagtcaCGTCGATAGACAGCTGTAATTTTTTGACTcttatataaatacaaaatatagaaaagtcACAAATTaacccttttttttaagaacgttttgAAGATCAATTTCACCATTTTCATCAGCTTCTTGTATCAGGGGACATAAGAAACCAGCTTCAACGCCAAGAACATATTCACACTCATGAGGCTCCAGCAAGTACAAAGAAATTGCATTTTGTGTTAGTCCAGGTTCTTTGCACTTAAGCTTCACTTCAACACTTCTTGATTTTTTCGTTGTGTCACATACACTACCCCCTGTATAATACTGGGATACTTGTTTCCTCTCTGAATGAGGTTTTGGACGTTTATTTGTATGATCCTGAAGCcattttaaatgattttctcTGTTAAAGGATCCAAGATGAATAACAGTTTTTGTGCCATCTCCCTCCTCATGGAATTGGTTTACTTTCTTTCCATA is a window of Artemia franciscana chromosome 7, ASM3288406v1, whole genome shotgun sequence DNA encoding:
- the LOC136029653 gene encoding endoplasmic reticulum lectin 1-like, which codes for MRPSKQDLPVRDRDGERNYWRNGDSKPSHRTRAAPTPYAQPFLARELSGLGTGWWRYEFCYGKKVNQFHEEGDGTKTVIHLGSFNRENHLKWLQDHTNKRPKPHSERKQVSQYYTGGSVCDTTKKSRSVEVKLKCKEPGLTQNAISLYLLEPHECEYVLGVEAGFLCPLIQEADENGEIDLQNVLKKKG